Proteins encoded together in one Terriglobus saanensis SP1PR4 window:
- a CDS encoding Do family serine endopeptidase: MSLTTNSLVIRSIHRFAAPFTLAAVAVLGSATLFHNYGVHASAVTASALDDQSVSSLTALDRDMETLAARVTPAVVNVAVTSVGEVDEQDDETAQQINPQDLPPQLRQFFGGPGKGLRMQPQQQELRRGVGSGVIISPDGYIVTNNHVVEGAKQIKVTLHDRRVLTGKVVGTDKLTDIAVVKVDAHDLPAISWGDSSKLRPGQTVLAFGSPFGVLQFSVTRGIVSAVNRAAPFSPDARTPGGLIQTDAAVNRGNSGGPLVNVHGELVGINQMIATSNGSFAGASFAIPASTAKAIATQIIQTGAVHHGYLGISMNDVTPENAQFFNLKDALGAIVSQVMPGSPAANAGMKNGDVITSLNGRTVENGGELQVEVAQMTPGTHATLGILRNGAAQKVNITLGEYKKDAQAASNDGDGNGRQSNGGKLGLAMSDLTPEMRQQMNIPDSVKGAAIAQVRPGSPAEDAGLQPGNVILEVNRKLTLSAGDVVSSIKSTPNGKQILLLVWSNGGASYRVVSPSEG; encoded by the coding sequence ATGTCGCTAACAACTAATTCTTTAGTTATTCGCAGTATCCACCGCTTTGCTGCCCCGTTCACCCTTGCAGCGGTCGCGGTGTTGGGTTCGGCCACGCTCTTTCACAACTATGGCGTCCACGCCAGCGCTGTCACGGCCTCTGCTTTGGATGACCAAAGCGTAAGTTCACTGACTGCGTTGGATCGTGACATGGAGACGCTCGCGGCGCGCGTGACGCCTGCTGTTGTAAACGTGGCTGTTACAAGCGTCGGCGAAGTCGATGAACAGGACGATGAAACGGCGCAGCAGATCAATCCGCAGGACCTGCCGCCGCAGCTTCGCCAGTTCTTTGGTGGCCCCGGCAAAGGGTTACGGATGCAGCCTCAACAACAGGAGCTTCGCCGCGGCGTCGGATCGGGCGTGATCATCTCTCCGGACGGCTACATCGTTACGAACAACCACGTTGTGGAGGGTGCAAAGCAGATCAAGGTGACTCTTCATGACCGGCGCGTGCTGACGGGTAAAGTCGTAGGAACGGACAAGCTGACCGACATCGCCGTGGTCAAAGTGGATGCGCATGATCTGCCTGCGATCTCCTGGGGCGACAGCAGCAAGCTACGGCCTGGCCAGACTGTACTGGCGTTTGGCAGCCCATTTGGCGTGTTGCAGTTCAGTGTGACACGCGGCATCGTCAGCGCGGTCAATCGGGCTGCTCCCTTCTCACCCGATGCACGTACGCCCGGCGGCCTGATACAAACCGACGCAGCCGTAAACCGTGGCAACAGCGGCGGTCCTCTGGTGAACGTTCATGGAGAACTTGTCGGCATCAACCAGATGATTGCGACCAGCAATGGCAGTTTCGCAGGCGCAAGCTTCGCTATTCCAGCTTCTACTGCGAAGGCCATCGCAACGCAGATCATTCAGACCGGCGCAGTTCATCATGGCTATCTTGGCATCAGCATGAATGATGTGACACCCGAGAACGCACAGTTCTTCAATCTCAAGGACGCTCTTGGAGCGATCGTGTCACAGGTGATGCCGGGTTCTCCGGCAGCCAATGCCGGTATGAAGAATGGTGATGTGATCACCAGCCTGAACGGACGCACCGTGGAGAACGGCGGTGAGCTTCAGGTGGAGGTGGCCCAGATGACGCCGGGCACCCATGCGACCCTTGGCATTCTGCGGAACGGCGCAGCGCAGAAGGTAAACATAACGCTGGGCGAGTATAAAAAGGACGCACAAGCCGCGAGCAACGACGGGGATGGCAATGGCCGCCAATCGAACGGCGGCAAGCTGGGTCTGGCGATGAGTGATCTAACGCCCGAGATGCGGCAGCAGATGAACATTCCAGACAGTGTGAAGGGTGCAGCGATTGCACAGGTGAGGCCTGGCAGCCCTGCAGAAGACGCAGGCTTGCAGCCCGGTAACGTGATCCTGGAAGTGAACCGCAAGCTGACACTTTCAGCTGGCGACGTCGTAAGTAGCATCAAGAGCACACCGAATGGCAAGCAAATCCTGCTGCTGGTGTGGTCTAACGGCGGCGCCAGCTATCGTGTCGTGAGTCCCAGCGAGGGCTAA
- a CDS encoding M56 family metallopeptidase — protein sequence MMPSLLHVSALLTAGCVAGLWQGLVMVLMGITLCSLMPRASASLRHSLLIAMFTGALFLPFISFHGGEAGSGQHSFQLAPWVGAAIAAVWLAAAAFRSVQLYFAWHHLCAVQRAAIPVQVQGTTAFAAGSRRAILCSSPDVDSPTILGFRSPRLLLPDWLVPRLSESELQQIALHECEHLRRGDDWMNLVLQVGLILSPLNPGLFWLNRIISKERELAVDSAVVAQTGKPLAYAACLTRLAEQRLGHSRLRLALTAWERKSELVQRVHALLDQSSTWTQAQSAWATATAAAVLLTAVSGMVHIPQLVHVGDEPVQVAATKASVVPVMNVATVPTSNQMDTFTGARAEPASFRVRSARFIKVRATHKKAFRKMTGLSTDSRDFTVPNSKHAPMMMRTHYTPSGDVSTIEDDSASPATEPVRLTPAVFYRHYVAVPVSSGWLLIEL from the coding sequence ATGATGCCATCCCTTCTTCATGTTTCTGCGTTGCTGACTGCGGGGTGCGTCGCGGGGCTGTGGCAAGGGCTTGTCATGGTGCTGATGGGCATAACACTGTGCAGCCTTATGCCGCGCGCTTCCGCGAGCCTTCGTCATTCCCTCTTGATCGCAATGTTCACTGGCGCCCTGTTTCTCCCGTTCATCAGTTTTCATGGAGGGGAAGCGGGCTCGGGGCAGCATAGCTTCCAACTTGCACCATGGGTCGGCGCTGCAATTGCTGCTGTTTGGCTGGCCGCTGCAGCTTTTCGCAGTGTTCAGCTCTACTTCGCATGGCATCATCTCTGCGCTGTTCAGCGGGCTGCCATTCCGGTGCAGGTGCAGGGCACAACCGCATTTGCTGCAGGTTCTCGCCGCGCTATCTTATGCAGTTCGCCGGACGTAGATTCACCAACGATTCTGGGTTTCCGCTCACCACGTCTACTACTTCCAGACTGGCTGGTGCCCCGGCTTTCTGAGAGCGAGCTTCAGCAAATTGCTCTGCACGAGTGTGAACACCTCCGACGCGGCGACGACTGGATGAACTTGGTACTGCAAGTGGGGCTCATTCTCTCGCCATTGAATCCGGGGCTGTTTTGGCTGAATCGCATCATCAGCAAAGAGCGAGAACTTGCCGTCGACTCCGCCGTTGTAGCTCAAACGGGAAAACCCCTCGCCTACGCTGCCTGCCTCACCCGGCTTGCGGAACAACGGCTGGGACACAGTCGTTTGCGTCTAGCGCTTACGGCCTGGGAGCGTAAGTCTGAGCTCGTACAACGCGTTCACGCTTTGTTAGATCAATCGTCTACCTGGACGCAAGCCCAATCCGCATGGGCTACTGCTACTGCTGCTGCCGTGTTGTTGACTGCGGTTAGCGGTATGGTGCATATACCCCAGCTTGTGCACGTTGGAGATGAGCCCGTGCAAGTCGCCGCCACTAAAGCATCCGTGGTGCCTGTTATGAATGTGGCGACGGTACCGACTAGCAATCAAATGGACACGTTCACTGGTGCGCGGGCGGAGCCTGCATCGTTCCGTGTGAGGTCTGCTCGATTCATCAAAGTTCGTGCGACACACAAGAAAGCATTCAGGAAGATGACGGGGCTCTCGACAGATTCGAGAGATTTCACGGTCCCGAACTCGAAGCACGCGCCGATGATGATGCGCACGCATTACACGCCATCGGGGGACGTCTCGACGATAGAAGATGACTCGGCATCACCGGCGACAGAACCAGTCCGACTGACGCCGGCCGTATTTTATAGGCATTATGTAGCCGTGCCGGTGTCGAGTGGCTGGCTGCTGATCGAACTGTAA
- a CDS encoding BlaI/MecI/CopY family transcriptional regulator, with amino-acid sequence MTEAELRLMRLLWRCGECFVQDLVSAMPAEGRLAYNSVLTTIRILETKGYVEHRQEGRAFLYTAVVAEEDAQQSEVRNVISRFFGDSRERLMLALLGGGDVSLDELQALKRAIAEAEAAAGQKTRRKSK; translated from the coding sequence TTGACCGAAGCCGAACTGAGACTGATGCGCCTGCTTTGGCGTTGCGGAGAGTGTTTCGTCCAGGATCTGGTTTCGGCTATGCCCGCGGAAGGCCGTCTCGCCTATAACTCTGTTCTGACGACGATCCGAATTCTCGAGACAAAGGGTTACGTCGAGCACAGGCAGGAAGGTCGCGCATTTCTGTATACCGCGGTAGTTGCGGAGGAAGATGCGCAACAGTCCGAAGTGCGGAACGTTATCAGTCGATTCTTCGGCGACAGCCGCGAACGTCTGATGCTCGCCCTTCTTGGCGGCGGAGACGTGAGCCTTGACGAATTACAAGCACTGAAGCGAGCCATCGCCGAAGCAGAAGCTGCCGCCGGACAAAAAACGAGGAGGAAAAGCAAATGA
- a CDS encoding GH92 family glycosyl hydrolase encodes MMKKVDEILQNSSRRSFLKTTGLAVTAAIASPAMDMEPQSPMVQHASGSGASLASPVTLVNILQGTDSTPYFSRGNTLPIAARPFGMGHWTIQTTPNTPWMFQPGQRRIQGFRATHQLSPWLGDYGHATFLPICGAPGVEYGARASSYRPEDSTLSPHTLQMRLLRYGIDTELVPTERCALIHASFMKPEAPGFIFDVPGEKPPTHEPDEQRRTIRFRSTANSGGVPEGFACYYVLHFSESWTKLEDKDERGHRTTHLTFKDGVTALDVRIGTSFISFEQAEHNLDSELGSKPAAILRAEGEHAWNELLKRIEIEGATETQQRTFYSCLYRTLLFPRIWHEPNINGAMSHRSLYTGKVTPGVMYADHGYWDVYRAWYPMMTVLFPERLGEILQAWVNAYKEGGWLPQFPCPGYRACMTGSLIDSLFGEAAAKDIKGFDMAAAYDGLKKHATQQGNPDAGYGRRGIEEYVQHGYDPADKVEQSAAETVDAAYGDFCIAQVAKALGKTDDYAMFMKRAGNWRNIFDPKTAYFRGRNSDGAFVEPFSPIRWGDPYVEGAAWQHRFDAPHDMAALIDAMGGKEKVVAELERMLTIFPEFDTGPYGSEIHEMSEMAAVNFGQYAHSNQPSHHILYVFSAAGRQDRAAYWARRVMNELYTPDLFAGDEDTGSMAAWYILSSLGFYPLCPGKPEYMLGAPLFPRAKVHLPGGKTLIVENAYKGEKTIRTTLNGRPLANATIQHMEITDGGTLRFA; translated from the coding sequence ATGATGAAGAAAGTTGACGAGATTCTGCAGAACAGCAGCCGGCGTTCCTTCCTGAAGACCACTGGGCTGGCGGTTACTGCGGCTATCGCGTCGCCCGCGATGGACATGGAGCCGCAGTCACCCATGGTGCAACATGCCTCGGGAAGTGGTGCGAGCCTCGCCAGCCCGGTTACTCTAGTCAATATTTTGCAAGGCACGGATTCGACGCCGTATTTTTCCCGAGGAAACACGCTGCCCATTGCGGCACGACCCTTTGGCATGGGGCACTGGACAATCCAGACGACACCGAACACGCCGTGGATGTTCCAGCCGGGGCAGCGACGGATCCAGGGCTTCCGTGCTACGCATCAATTGAGCCCATGGCTGGGCGATTACGGCCACGCCACCTTTCTGCCGATCTGTGGGGCGCCGGGGGTGGAATACGGTGCGCGTGCCAGTTCTTATCGGCCAGAAGACTCGACGCTTTCGCCTCACACGCTCCAGATGCGGCTATTGCGTTACGGTATCGACACGGAGTTGGTACCGACCGAACGTTGCGCACTCATTCACGCAAGCTTTATGAAGCCTGAGGCGCCCGGATTTATCTTTGATGTGCCCGGCGAAAAGCCGCCGACGCATGAACCGGACGAGCAGCGGCGCACGATCCGATTCAGATCGACCGCAAACTCTGGTGGGGTTCCGGAGGGCTTTGCGTGCTATTACGTGCTGCATTTTTCGGAGTCCTGGACAAAGCTGGAAGATAAAGACGAGCGCGGTCACCGCACGACTCACTTAACCTTTAAGGATGGCGTGACAGCATTGGATGTGCGAATTGGCACATCGTTCATCTCGTTCGAGCAGGCCGAGCACAACCTGGACAGCGAGCTTGGTTCGAAACCGGCAGCGATCTTGCGAGCCGAGGGCGAACACGCGTGGAACGAGTTGTTGAAGCGTATTGAGATCGAGGGGGCGACGGAGACGCAGCAGCGGACGTTCTACTCCTGCCTGTATCGGACGCTGCTCTTCCCACGCATCTGGCACGAGCCAAATATAAACGGCGCGATGAGCCATCGCAGTCTCTACACCGGGAAGGTGACGCCGGGCGTGATGTACGCCGATCACGGCTACTGGGACGTCTATCGCGCATGGTATCCGATGATGACTGTGCTCTTTCCCGAGCGGCTTGGGGAGATTCTTCAGGCATGGGTCAACGCGTACAAGGAAGGCGGCTGGTTGCCACAGTTTCCATGTCCGGGCTATCGCGCATGCATGACCGGAAGCCTTATCGATTCGCTTTTTGGAGAGGCGGCCGCCAAAGACATAAAGGGTTTTGACATGGCTGCGGCATATGACGGACTGAAGAAGCATGCCACCCAGCAAGGCAATCCCGATGCTGGCTACGGTCGTCGCGGTATTGAGGAGTACGTGCAGCATGGCTACGATCCAGCAGACAAAGTCGAGCAATCGGCGGCGGAGACGGTGGATGCCGCGTACGGCGACTTTTGTATCGCGCAGGTCGCGAAGGCTTTGGGCAAGACGGACGACTACGCTATGTTCATGAAGCGGGCAGGAAACTGGCGCAATATTTTCGACCCGAAGACCGCTTACTTCCGAGGCAGGAATTCTGATGGCGCCTTCGTGGAGCCGTTCAGTCCCATACGCTGGGGCGACCCGTACGTTGAAGGCGCAGCGTGGCAGCACCGCTTCGACGCACCGCACGATATGGCGGCGCTGATCGATGCGATGGGTGGCAAAGAAAAGGTTGTGGCGGAGCTCGAGAGGATGCTGACCATCTTCCCCGAGTTCGACACCGGTCCTTACGGTAGTGAGATTCACGAAATGTCGGAGATGGCTGCGGTCAACTTCGGTCAGTACGCACACAGTAATCAGCCTTCGCACCATATTCTTTATGTCTTCAGCGCTGCCGGGCGACAGGATCGCGCCGCATACTGGGCGCGGCGCGTGATGAACGAACTCTACACGCCGGACCTCTTCGCAGGTGACGAGGACACGGGCTCCATGGCCGCGTGGTACATCCTCAGTTCTCTAGGCTTCTATCCGTTATGCCCCGGCAAGCCCGAGTACATGCTGGGCGCGCCGTTGTTTCCACGTGCGAAGGTGCACTTGCCTGGTGGCAAGACTCTGATTGTCGAAAACGCTTATAAGGGGGAAAAGACCATACGCACGACGCTTAATGGAAGGCCCCTCGCCAACGCAACGATTCAGCATATGGAGATAACAGACGGCGGAACCCTCCGGTTCGCCTAA
- a CDS encoding prevent-host-death protein has translation MREFRDKLATYLLESESPVAITRHGDTVGYFIPARRKRSDTDKEALREASTRWQEVLDAEGISEDEAVTGFNRWRTRQKR, from the coding sequence ATGAGAGAGTTCCGCGACAAGCTCGCCACGTACCTTTTGGAATCAGAATCCCCCGTGGCGATCACCCGTCATGGAGATACGGTGGGCTACTTTATCCCTGCTCGCCGCAAGCGCAGCGATACAGACAAAGAAGCGTTGCGTGAGGCCTCGACCCGCTGGCAGGAAGTCTTGGATGCCGAGGGGATCTCTGAGGACGAAGCGGTCACCGGTTTTAATCGGTGGCGGACTAGGCAGAAGCGATGA
- a CDS encoding alpha-L-fucosidase, translated as MLELQRKFVDLRFGMFLHFNMATFQDREWGDPTSPSELFHPTALDTDEWAAAARSAKMTWGCLTTRHHDGFCIWTTKTEAGRVAKAEPQIDIVRSYVDSFRKAGLRVGLYYSILSLRDDIRHFNVTPEKIRLIKDQLTELFTNYGEIDILITDGWDAPWSRITYEEVSFREIYDHIKSMQPNCLICDLNAASYPTGGLYYSDIKAFEQNAGQRVPQGSDLPALSCVTITDGWFWKQQDLHGNLKPAETVVNEWLVPLNRRHCNLILNAPPTREGKLAPNVVQRLAEIGRLWSPEQPSAQVTQHPVITTPNLAKGKPIHASSSPDTVGPDLANDGNFRSSWSPEDSDTAPWLEVDLQSEHRVSVIALVQGQRGDLLSTAKSFKFECWTRSGWTTMVESSIHSATMVLAVRPVTASKFRVSLTSNRGPLSIADIGLYNEPSDAES; from the coding sequence TTGTTGGAGCTGCAACGGAAATTTGTAGATCTTCGTTTTGGCATGTTCCTGCACTTCAATATGGCGACCTTCCAGGATCGTGAGTGGGGTGATCCGACCTCGCCATCCGAGCTCTTCCATCCGACAGCGCTTGATACAGACGAATGGGCAGCTGCCGCGAGATCCGCAAAAATGACCTGGGGCTGTCTCACCACCCGCCACCACGATGGCTTTTGTATTTGGACAACGAAAACGGAGGCTGGCAGGGTCGCCAAAGCTGAGCCTCAGATTGACATAGTGCGCTCGTACGTTGATTCGTTCCGCAAAGCCGGACTGCGGGTAGGGCTCTACTACTCGATCTTGTCTTTACGTGATGACATTCGACACTTCAATGTGACGCCTGAAAAAATTCGACTGATCAAAGATCAACTCACAGAGCTCTTCACGAACTATGGTGAAATCGACATCCTCATCACGGACGGATGGGATGCGCCGTGGAGCCGCATCACTTATGAAGAAGTGTCCTTTCGTGAGATTTACGACCACATTAAGTCAATGCAGCCAAACTGCCTCATCTGCGATCTCAACGCTGCCAGCTATCCAACGGGAGGTCTCTATTACTCCGACATCAAAGCCTTCGAACAAAACGCCGGTCAGCGGGTGCCGCAGGGAAGTGATCTGCCTGCGCTTTCCTGCGTAACGATTACCGATGGATGGTTTTGGAAACAGCAGGATCTTCATGGCAACCTCAAGCCAGCAGAGACCGTGGTGAACGAATGGCTGGTTCCTCTGAACCGTCGCCACTGCAATCTCATCCTCAATGCACCTCCCACACGTGAAGGTAAGCTTGCTCCGAACGTAGTGCAGCGTCTTGCGGAGATTGGGCGCCTGTGGAGTCCCGAGCAGCCTTCGGCGCAGGTCACGCAGCATCCAGTCATCACTACCCCGAACCTCGCGAAGGGGAAGCCGATCCACGCAAGCTCCAGCCCCGATACCGTAGGTCCCGATCTTGCCAACGATGGGAACTTCCGATCTTCCTGGTCGCCCGAGGACTCCGACACCGCGCCCTGGCTGGAAGTTGATCTTCAATCTGAACATCGCGTCTCAGTCATAGCTCTCGTTCAAGGGCAGCGTGGAGATTTGCTCTCCACAGCCAAGAGTTTCAAGTTTGAGTGCTGGACCAGATCAGGCTGGACGACTATGGTCGAAAGTTCGATCCACAGCGCAACAATGGTCCTTGCAGTGCGACCTGTCACTGCAAGCAAGTTCCGCGTAAGTCTAACGTCCAATAGAGGTCCACTGTCCATTGCGGATATCGGCCTCTACAACGAACCGTCGGATGCAGAGTCGTAA
- a CDS encoding threonine aldolase family protein, which translates to MNEVEQQFASDNYAGICPDAWAAMDEANRGHATAYGADQWTAKASDAFRDLFETRCEIFFAFNGTAANSLVLASLCQSYHSVICSDSAHIETDECGAPEFFSNGSKLLLAPSTNGKLTAGAIRSIATKRSDIHFPKPRVVSITQPTEMGEVYTVDEIRAISEVCRELGLRLHMDGARFANACASLDCSPAEMTWQAGVDVLCFGGTKNGMAFGEAVIFFDSSLAADFDYRCKQAGQLASKMRFLAAPWVRMLGNGSWLRNAAHANACARRFAEAAAHVPRVHLISKVEANAVFLKMPESMMEELRSRGWVFYTFIGGGARFMFAWDSLPVRINALVEDLKDLGRSVV; encoded by the coding sequence TTGAACGAGGTTGAGCAGCAATTTGCCAGCGACAATTATGCGGGGATATGTCCCGACGCCTGGGCCGCCATGGATGAAGCCAACCGTGGTCACGCTACAGCGTACGGCGCGGACCAATGGACCGCGAAAGCTTCCGACGCTTTCCGCGACTTATTCGAGACACGGTGCGAAATCTTCTTCGCCTTCAACGGCACAGCCGCCAACTCGTTGGTTTTGGCGTCGCTGTGTCAGAGCTACCACAGCGTCATCTGTTCGGACTCGGCGCATATAGAGACGGATGAATGCGGTGCGCCGGAATTTTTCTCCAATGGATCGAAGCTTTTACTCGCTCCATCCACAAATGGCAAACTCACGGCAGGGGCCATACGTTCGATTGCTACCAAGCGAAGCGATATCCACTTCCCCAAGCCAAGAGTTGTCTCCATCACCCAACCTACGGAGATGGGCGAGGTGTACACGGTCGATGAAATCCGAGCCATCTCCGAAGTGTGCCGTGAGCTCGGTCTGCGCCTTCACATGGATGGGGCAAGATTTGCCAACGCATGCGCCAGTCTGGACTGCAGCCCCGCGGAGATGACCTGGCAAGCTGGCGTAGACGTTCTTTGTTTTGGTGGTACGAAGAACGGCATGGCATTTGGTGAGGCGGTAATCTTCTTTGACTCCAGCCTGGCCGCGGATTTTGACTATCGCTGCAAGCAGGCCGGTCAGCTTGCTTCGAAGATGCGCTTTCTTGCCGCCCCGTGGGTGCGCATGTTGGGGAACGGTTCTTGGCTGCGCAACGCGGCACATGCAAACGCCTGTGCGCGTCGATTTGCCGAGGCCGCGGCTCACGTCCCAAGAGTCCATTTAATCTCGAAGGTCGAGGCAAACGCTGTGTTTCTCAAAATGCCGGAGTCGATGATGGAAGAGCTGCGGAGTAGAGGTTGGGTTTTCTATACATTCATCGGAGGAGGCGCGCGGTTCATGTTCGCTTGGGACTCATTGCCGGTAAGAATTAATGCACTTGTGGAAGATCTGAAAGATCTGGGACGCTCTGTGGTTTGA
- a CDS encoding winged helix-turn-helix transcriptional regulator gives MLCALRLGPVRIGQLGRVIPGASKKVLTQILRKFESENIVVRIDLSDLVLHVEYQLHQEVRESVEQLLDHVSKWGASFMALQGKASALKERM, from the coding sequence GTGCTCTGTGCGTTACGGCTTGGTCCTGTCCGAATCGGACAACTCGGACGCGTGATACCGGGTGCCTCGAAAAAAGTTCTCACTCAAATACTGAGAAAGTTTGAATCAGAGAACATAGTCGTCAGGATAGATTTAAGCGACCTCGTCCTTCACGTCGAATACCAACTGCATCAAGAGGTCCGGGAATCAGTCGAACAGCTTCTCGATCACGTTTCAAAATGGGGCGCGAGCTTCATGGCTCTTCAAGGCAAGGCGAGCGCACTGAAGGAGCGGATGTGA
- a CDS encoding tetratricopeptide repeat protein: MTDESRTTLLGHGAFQIDLVRECLIFEGEPQTLRHQSFQVLYYLACHPCRTVTKDELQSAIWKETCVTDNALVQCIAEVRRALRDDPKTPTYIKTVPRQGYRFLVSFIEEKGASERSLSAIHEMSPAKLKTPPPVSAELKQPLRFRAVAVSAAFLLFLGLTGLQLFTRHSVHLKREAELPKIAGVKRIRMESIRNETGDPEFNWVDSGMPEMLKAGLQNIPGVEISDDEKGTVRVQAVLSGSMIRQGYGYSLKIDTLAADGHLLGSDFIPTERKKFPLEASLIASLVAEHLGLSVPDRAIQEEALTSDSMDAAGYYQQGVALAERFETKEAIELLKKAVALDPGFAMAYARIGYAYAVVDFAPKQGLPYLLRASSLSDRLTEKQRLYIAAWRATAEENYDEAARIYATITQRCPHDPEAFRQLAKLQRSLEHLDAANATLQSGLTANPNASSLFNVKAIVELAQYHYSAAIVSAQEYLRLSPNEPNAHDTLGMTYQQAGKLYQAIAEFSAALSLDPEFEPAIVHMGDVYFQAGRYEEAIQQYRRYIGAAHTDAARAIGYGNIAAVYRQQQNLKEAAKAAEREIHYDPHAIWNSLVIAVDEKHAAKVHHYEVALQSARNSQERGTPGDRRTIAYQRGWLALQRGDRSKAIASFQEALQHIPATSGIDLHDSCLADAFMQLGMQQKAETEYRRLLANNPSDPFALRGIHSIAHNM; this comes from the coding sequence ATGACAGACGAGAGCAGAACGACCCTTCTTGGGCATGGTGCCTTTCAGATCGACCTTGTCCGCGAATGCCTTATTTTTGAGGGAGAGCCGCAGACTTTGCGTCACCAGTCATTCCAGGTTTTGTATTATCTGGCTTGCCACCCGTGCCGCACTGTTACCAAGGACGAGCTGCAGTCCGCAATCTGGAAAGAGACCTGTGTCACTGACAATGCGTTGGTGCAATGCATTGCGGAGGTGCGGCGTGCATTACGCGACGACCCTAAAACTCCGACCTACATCAAGACTGTGCCCCGACAGGGGTATCGTTTCCTGGTCTCTTTTATAGAGGAGAAAGGAGCATCAGAGAGATCCCTCTCGGCGATACACGAGATGTCACCAGCTAAACTGAAGACACCACCACCCGTGTCAGCTGAATTGAAGCAGCCACTGCGTTTTCGTGCTGTCGCTGTCTCCGCGGCGTTTCTTCTCTTCCTCGGACTTACAGGCCTGCAGCTCTTCACACGCCATTCGGTTCATCTAAAACGGGAAGCCGAACTGCCCAAGATCGCGGGGGTGAAGCGTATTCGGATGGAAAGCATACGCAATGAGACGGGCGACCCTGAATTCAACTGGGTTGATTCCGGGATGCCAGAAATGCTCAAGGCCGGGCTGCAGAACATCCCAGGAGTCGAGATTTCAGACGATGAGAAGGGCACGGTTCGGGTGCAGGCTGTCCTATCGGGATCGATGATCCGGCAAGGCTATGGGTATTCGCTGAAAATCGACACCCTTGCCGCTGATGGGCATTTGCTTGGTTCAGATTTCATACCGACGGAGCGCAAGAAGTTTCCACTGGAGGCGAGCCTTATTGCTTCGCTGGTCGCGGAGCACCTCGGTCTTTCGGTCCCTGACAGGGCGATACAGGAAGAGGCGCTTACTTCAGATTCTATGGATGCGGCAGGTTATTACCAACAAGGCGTCGCGCTTGCGGAACGGTTCGAAACAAAGGAAGCGATCGAACTGCTAAAGAAAGCTGTCGCGCTCGATCCGGGGTTTGCGATGGCATATGCGCGCATCGGCTACGCGTACGCGGTGGTAGATTTTGCGCCGAAGCAAGGATTGCCCTACCTGCTGAGGGCATCCTCGCTGTCGGATCGTTTGACGGAAAAACAGCGACTTTACATTGCGGCATGGCGTGCGACGGCCGAGGAAAATTACGATGAAGCCGCCAGGATCTACGCAACCATCACGCAGCGGTGTCCCCATGATCCAGAGGCTTTTCGGCAGCTTGCAAAGTTGCAGCGCTCACTTGAGCACTTAGATGCAGCGAACGCAACACTCCAAAGTGGTCTTACGGCCAATCCGAATGCAAGTTCTTTGTTCAATGTGAAGGCGATAGTTGAGCTTGCTCAGTACCATTATTCCGCGGCGATCGTGTCCGCGCAGGAATATCTTCGTTTATCACCGAACGAACCAAACGCCCACGACACGTTGGGAATGACGTATCAGCAGGCAGGCAAACTTTATCAGGCGATTGCGGAGTTCTCCGCAGCGCTTTCTCTTGATCCGGAGTTTGAACCCGCCATCGTTCACATGGGAGACGTCTACTTTCAGGCAGGTCGTTACGAAGAAGCTATACAGCAATATCGGCGCTACATTGGAGCCGCTCACACGGATGCCGCACGAGCGATCGGCTATGGCAACATAGCGGCGGTGTACCGTCAGCAGCAGAATTTAAAGGAAGCAGCCAAGGCCGCCGAACGTGAGATCCACTACGACCCACACGCTATTTGGAACTCGTTAGTCATTGCCGTTGATGAGAAACATGCAGCCAAGGTTCATCATTATGAAGTTGCGCTGCAAAGTGCAAGGAACAGTCAAGAGCGAGGAACACCGGGCGATCGCCGCACCATAGCGTACCAGCGGGGTTGGCTGGCGCTGCAACGTGGCGACCGTTCCAAGGCCATCGCTTCGTTCCAGGAAGCGCTACAGCATATTCCGGCGACATCAGGAATTGATTTACATGACTCTTGTCTGGCGGACGCCTTCATGCAGTTAGGAATGCAACAAAAAGCGGAGACGGAATACCGTCGGCTGCTTGCAAATAATCCGAGCGATCCGTTTGCCCTTCGTGGCATTCATTCGATCGCTCACAATATGTAA